One genomic window of Methyloceanibacter sp. wino2 includes the following:
- a CDS encoding DUF2165 domain-containing protein encodes MYTARIAKIVMVACLAAFCLLVVFGNLTDYQSNFLFVQHVMSMDTTYPGNKLMYRAVTEPAYWQAAYRLIIFGEATAGVLFLAGAIRLLMVRRAPGAVFDRAKALTVMGALVAFLVWFFGFMVVAGEWFAMWQSATWNGQESAFRFYMTALAVLIFVMLPDRDLKEPAIVAAAPIPASAPAKTAPAKKTAAPAKKKAPAKKRAPAKKRTQAKTSAAKTSAAKSRLAAANDKMGEES; translated from the coding sequence ATGTACACCGCTCGTATCGCCAAGATCGTCATGGTCGCGTGTCTCGCGGCTTTCTGCCTGCTGGTCGTGTTCGGCAATCTCACCGACTACCAGTCCAATTTTCTGTTCGTGCAGCATGTGATGAGCATGGACACGACCTATCCGGGCAACAAGCTGATGTACCGGGCGGTCACGGAGCCGGCGTACTGGCAGGCGGCCTATAGACTTATAATCTTCGGCGAAGCAACGGCGGGCGTGCTCTTCCTCGCCGGCGCCATTCGTCTATTGATGGTCCGGCGCGCCCCGGGGGCCGTCTTCGACCGCGCCAAAGCCCTGACGGTCATGGGTGCGCTGGTCGCCTTTCTGGTGTGGTTCTTCGGATTCATGGTGGTTGCCGGGGAGTGGTTCGCCATGTGGCAGTCGGCGACGTGGAACGGCCAGGAGTCGGCCTTCCGCTTCTACATGACGGCGCTCGCGGTCTTGATCTTCGTCATGCTGCCCGACCGTGACCTCAAGGAGCCCGCCATAGTCGCGGCGGCTCCCATACCCGCCAGCGCGCCGGCCAAAACGGCGCCAGCCAAGAAAACAGCGGCGCCAGCCAAGAAGAAGGCCCCGGCGAAGAAGCGTGCGCCGGCCAAGAAGCGGACGCAGGCGAAAACGAGCGCCGCCAAGACGAGTGCAGCCAAGAGCCGGCTGGCCGCGGCCAA
- the ilvC gene encoding ketol-acid reductoisomerase: MRVYYDRDADLNLIKGKKVAIIGYGSQGHAHALNMKDSGVAEVAIGLRPGSSSAAKAEGEGLKVMSVSEAAAWADVVMMLTPDELQADIWEKELKPNMKQGSALFFAHGLNIHFNLIEPRADMDVGMVAPKGPGHTVRAEYKRGAGVPCLVAIAQDATGNAHDLSLSYAAAIGGGRAGIIETTFREECETDLFGEQAVLCGGLVELMRSGFETLVEAGYAPEMAYFETVHEVKLIVDLIYEGGIANMNYSVSNTAEYGEYVSGPRVVTGDSKAAMKDVLTDIQNGTFVKNWMLENKINQPSFKAMRAKCDGHEMEVVGEKLRAMMPWIAESKMVDKSKN; encoded by the coding sequence ATGCGTGTCTATTACGATCGGGATGCCGATCTCAATCTGATCAAGGGCAAGAAGGTCGCCATCATCGGCTATGGCAGCCAGGGCCACGCCCATGCTCTGAACATGAAGGATTCCGGCGTCGCCGAAGTGGCCATCGGCCTGCGCCCCGGCTCCAGCTCCGCCGCCAAGGCCGAGGGCGAAGGGCTCAAGGTCATGAGCGTCTCCGAGGCCGCCGCCTGGGCCGACGTGGTCATGATGCTGACCCCGGACGAGCTCCAGGCTGATATCTGGGAAAAAGAGCTCAAGCCCAACATGAAGCAGGGCTCCGCGCTCTTCTTTGCCCATGGCCTCAACATCCACTTCAACCTGATCGAGCCCCGCGCGGACATGGATGTCGGCATGGTGGCGCCCAAGGGCCCCGGCCACACGGTGCGCGCCGAATACAAGCGCGGCGCCGGCGTGCCGTGCCTCGTGGCCATCGCCCAGGACGCCACGGGCAACGCCCACGATCTGTCGCTGTCTTATGCCGCCGCCATCGGCGGCGGCCGCGCCGGTATCATCGAGACCACGTTCCGCGAGGAGTGCGAAACCGATCTGTTCGGTGAGCAGGCCGTGCTCTGCGGCGGCCTCGTCGAGCTGATGCGCAGCGGCTTCGAGACCCTGGTCGAGGCGGGCTACGCCCCCGAGATGGCCTATTTCGAAACGGTCCATGAGGTGAAGCTCATCGTCGACCTCATCTACGAGGGCGGCATCGCCAACATGAACTACTCCGTGTCGAACACGGCCGAGTACGGCGAGTACGTCTCCGGGCCGCGCGTCGTGACCGGCGACAGCAAGGCCGCCATGAAGGACGTGCTGACCGACATTCAGAATGGCACCTTCGTGAAGAACTGGATGCTCGAGAACAAGATCAACCAGCCGAGCTTCAAGGCCATGCGCGCCAAGTGCGACGGCCACGAGATGGAAGTGGTCGGTGAGAAGCTGCGCGCCATGATGCCGTGGATCGCCGAGAGCAAGATGGTCGACAAGTCGAAGAACTAA
- the ilvN gene encoding acetolactate synthase small subunit, giving the protein MGQPGSAYSLEKPVETLETHTMSVLVDNEPGVLARVIGLFSGRGYNIESLTVSETEHEAHLSRITIVTTGTPMVIEQIKNQLDRLVPIHSVTDLTVCGETIERELALVKVAGVGEKRVEALRLAETFRAKAVDASLEHFVFEITGRQSKIEQFVALMQPLGLVEVCRTGVAAIARGAERM; this is encoded by the coding sequence ATGGGGCAGCCTGGTTCCGCTTACTCCCTCGAGAAGCCCGTAGAGACTCTCGAGACGCACACGATGAGCGTGCTCGTGGACAACGAGCCCGGCGTGCTCGCGCGCGTCATCGGCCTGTTCTCGGGCCGCGGTTACAACATCGAGTCGCTGACCGTGTCCGAGACCGAGCACGAGGCGCATCTGTCCCGTATCACCATCGTGACGACGGGAACGCCCATGGTCATCGAGCAGATCAAGAACCAGCTCGACAGGCTGGTGCCGATCCACTCGGTCACGGACCTCACCGTCTGCGGCGAGACCATCGAACGGGAACTAGCGCTGGTGAAGGTGGCGGGCGTCGGCGAGAAGCGCGTGGAAGCGCTGCGCCTTGCCGAAACCTTCCGCGCGAAGGCCGTCGACGCCTCGCTCGAGCATTTCGTGTTCGAGATTACGGGGCGCCAATCCAAGATCGAACAGTTCGTCGCCTTGATGCAGCCCCTCGGCCTGGTCGAGGTCTGCCGCACCGGCGTCGCGGCCATCGCCCGCGGGGCTGAGCGGATGTAG